Part of the Canis lupus dingo isolate Sandy chromosome 36, ASM325472v2, whole genome shotgun sequence genome is shown below.
GAAGAACTCACAAGAATATTTGTAATGATACCAAAGTCCTACACAGAAGAAGATCTGCGGGAAAAATTTAAGGTACTTATGTTTACTCATCAGCAGCATCTGTGATAACTTCTAATCCTAAATTGGTTGTATAAGTTACTAAATCTTAAGTGTTGTTTAAGTTATATTGGTGGTAGAGAATTAAATAACTGCTTTTAAGTTTTCTACTTCCATCCAGTTCTAAAATATTAAGCCTAGAATAAACTAACTTTTTAgaaaccaaaaactggaaaatatcagtgatggCATTTTCCTTCCATATAATGAAAACACAGattcaggaaaataaagtataaaacccAGAGTTTTAAATTAGGTCACATACCTGATAGATGGTGAACCAAGATTTAAATCCAGGCTGTCTGAATCCAGAACCTGCTCTTGGTCTTTACAATTTTAAAGTACCCTCTTACCACTCTGTTGCTCTCATGTTGAGGTGAGTCAAGGAAGCCTGAGTATGTGAACTATATTccctaatatttattataaaactgtaGCATATTGATGCACTTATTCGCAGAAAGGCTCATCCTTTATAGAATTTTTGTCCTAAAAATAAGCCTTTGAAAGAGTtctctatttaaagaaaaaaactacagcaCTGAAGCAAGTAgtaagaatatatatgtgtagtCCATGAAATTTGAAGATAACTTTAAATCCTTTTAGCCATTCACTTGTATATGCAGTGATATACTttcacaaaaattattaaaagcagTTCTTAAATTTGAGTTggaaattttctcctttctcaatgTTTCCCAATACTAGGAATCAGGTGGGCAAcatgcaagaaagaaaagaaacaaatagtaaaaagtaattttcaaaatctCTGTCCTACCTGAAGTAAGAGttgagtaaaatataaaatacaaaatatctcaAAAGTAACAgctaccaaaaatatatattccatactTCCTCCAATAGTAAGAAAGTTTTTATCTtataaatctttatctttttctgcTTGAACAAGTATGACATTTTTATCCAAATGTATAATAATTAAGTTGCTAATTGGTTAcatgagaattttataaaataaataataaacactaaggtggcacctgggtggctcagtcagttaagtgcctgacttgattttggctcaggttgtgatctcaggattgtgagatgctGCCCTGCactcagtgagaagcctgcttaagattatatCTTCCTCTCTCGCTGCCTGCCCCCACATACACTGTCCCTCTCTAAATACTttataagtcttaaaaaaaaatagcgcTAAGAATTTATATGCTATATTTGTaccaacattaaaaataaacttttagggttgcctgggtggcgcaatcgtttaagcatctgcctacagttcaggtcatgatcccagggtcctaggatggagccccacattcgGCTCTCTCTCAGTGAGGagcctttttccctctccctctgcctgctgttctgcctgcttatgtgctctctctgtcaaatacataaataaaatctttttttaaaaaagtaaacttttaccCTTATTTTTTACATAGAATTGACTTTCTGAGAAAGCTGATGTGTTTTAGTGATATACTTTGAGAGGCTCCTTTTTGGAAGAATACATAATCAGTTATGTCCTGTTAGAAGGCAGGGAGCTGTAGCTAATGTTTAATGTGTTCCAGACCCTTTAGGTCTCTTAGTTCATTTAACTCTTAACAATAACCTTTTGAAGAAGGTACAGCTTTTAGCCCCATTTAACTGGTAAAGAGATAGCCACAGAGAGGATAACTAAACTGTCCAGTGAATAAGGGACTGAGCCAAGATTTGAATATAGAAGGTTCAGTTCCAGCTTGTGATCACCACTGAGCAAGACTTTGGATCTTTCCAAACTATGTACACACTCTTACTCTCCCTCCATGACATAGGCAAATTACTGATTTCTCTAAGACTcattttccttgtctgtgaaataaataatataatatatatatgcacatatatataatatggatATTGgggtgtgtatacatacatatatatatatatagacacacacacatgtatatccTTGAAGGATTGTTGTAGCAATAaggtaatatatgtaaagcagaTGCTCAGAAAGTGAAgatggaaattattattttggtgGTTATTATTTGCTTATATCATTATTATGGTTCTTTTTCTCATTAGTTTGTGACATTTTGattctattattaaaaatggCTATAAATTCTAATTCTGATTTCTAGTTTTGCAAATAAGGGGCACAAATAAACTTGAAGTTCTGAAATAATCTATTCAGTTACTGATTTTTGACTCCTCTAAGATCATTCTTTTAACTCTCATAGGTGTATGGAGATATCGagtattgcagcattattaagAACAAAGTAACTGGAGAAAGTAAAGGTTTGGGCTATGTTCGATACTTAAAACCATCACAAGCTGCCCAAGCAATAGAAAACTGTGACCGAAGTAAGGATGTGTTCATTTAACATGTTAAAgactttttgaaaacttttaattaTTCTAAATAACTGAATCTAATGCTGGTTTTTGCTAATAACCATACCTGCTAATTTAATCCTAGCAATGGGagttttaatacatatatatatatatacacacacacatatgtatatatctaggATAATTAGTTTTGGGGCTGTGGTTAAGCTTTTATTGAGGCACTGTCTTGAAGAGAAATATGAGCAACTATATTAACTTAGTAAGTGAAAATACTATTGCcacattttggttattatttctatagtaatttaaaatttttaagtattaaaaaaactGACCTTTtcaggcctttttaaaaaatattttttatactaaaaaaactcaaattttctgttatgtgtgtttatatataaccTAAACCTTAAACAAAATTAAGTATATACTAATAAACATAAAGGTTAAGGATGGGACTTCATGTAATATTTGCCCACATaggtaatgaaatatttattgggttAGTTTTTACCTAGAATGACATTAAACTGGATCTTTTGCTGTTGCTGGTGTACATAGTgaagaataagaattttaaagaagctAAGGAAAATATCCTTTGTTGTCATACTCCTGGTTACATTGACctttacaaataagaaataattaaattagtAGATTTTAGGATATTATAAAGATCTATACATACTGGAAAGAATTACTGCTAATCAGTGGAATTCTTAAATAACCTTAAGGTACATACCAAAATTTCCTTTCAGATCCTTCTATGTTTCTCACTCAGCCAGCATTAATTGAGTACCTATGGTATACTCAGCAATATGTTAAGTAAAAGGATACAAAGGGAATAAATATATAGCTTTTAAGGAATTTAATTATATTGGGTAGCCAAGATCTAATAGGCAAAAAAATCGTTAAGGATAATAGAAGACTTTTAAAAGGTTCTTTGAAAGCAGagagtatgttttatttatctgtttctgtCATTCCTAGTACCTAGTAGTTATAGGACCTCTGTAAAGATATATTGAGATCTTTATCAAAGATACTGCCATCTATAATAGTCTCCATAAAAATTTgccaaatgagaaaatattaaaaaatatttggtatgGTCCAATAGTGGTGAGAAACAACTGCTCTGAGAGCATGAGAATACCTCTAGAGGTAAGATTTACATCTGATAAAGAGTAGGCCAGACAAAAGCTGAGAGCAGTGTAAGCAAAGGCACAGAGCTAGGAATAAACATGTCTTTGCTTAATATTGTGAAGGCAGCAGTCTGAATAAAGCATAATAATCCTGTTGAGAAATTAGGAGGCAAAGTTAACTAAGTACATTGACACCATGTATGGGAGGTTATGAAGAGTTCAAACTTAGTTAAGATTCCCCTGTAGAttgtttgaaagaagaaaaatagtatcAGGGATGGATTTccagagaaagaattcaaagtgactggttttttccttttggtaGCCACTGAATAATATGATGAAAGCCATGAACCTTCTTTGAAATATGCCCATGTACACATAGACATAAGCATTTTTGTTTAAAGTTTCAGAGAGTTCATGGAACTTTCCCACCTTTTGAAGCTCATCCTTGAAACCCTACTTAACACCTTTGATCCAGAGGCAAAGAGACCAGTTAAAGAACTGTAATTAATTGAAGAGAATCTGACttagaaacaaaggcagagaaactagaataaaaaataacatcttgTAAGTGTGTTTCAAAGGAAGACTCTTGCTCACAAGTTGAATATGAAAAgccctgtaggattttgatgttGAGCCGGAGAGAAGGAAACATGATGTTATTTGTAATAGGGGGAGTTTGGACAGGATAAGATAGAATTGCTGATCTTTCATGTCTACATTGACCCATAATTTGAGAttcttgctctttttatttattctttgctgTTTTCCAAAAAGCGAAGAAGTAGGTCTGGTACAGATGGCTTTTGTGTACgttttattttatacaattaCGGTTATAAAGCTAAGTCAGGCACTATCAATAAAGTATATTGGCAGGTATGATAAATTTGCTATGAAGTTTGAAAGTCATGGATTCTCTTTTTCAGGTTTTAGGGCAATCTTGGCTGAACCTAAAAATAAAGCCTCTGAATCCTCGGAACAAGACTATTACAGTAACATGAGGCAGGAGACACTGGGACATGAACCTAGAGTAAATATGTTTCCATTTGGTGAGTAAGCTGtcctttattttaatagtataaGTAGTATATACAATCTGATTGggattttgtaaaatattcttttatcaGTAGTCTGTAAAATCTCAGTGAAGAAAAGTTAATGTGGGGATTCTTGAGAAATTTGTCATGACTCCTCATGGTCCTAATATTTAACACTTGCATACCTAGTATTTAACACCGTGTAACATAGCGTTACAACTGTATTATAGTTgtaattaaagttttattataattgtAACTATCACAATTATAACTATAATTGGAAATAGTTTCCAGTTACCGTCTTTTATGGTTAGTTATGTATTATCTAAATATTAAACCACATCACTGCCACCTTTTTTGAGTGAGCTTCTGCCTCTGTAGCTGACCAAACAGTATGAAAAACATATGCTGATATCCCCTCAGTATGAGTCTTAAGATTTTATACCTAAAGTACTGCTGCTTTAAAATTAGGGCTAGAAAAGAGAGGAATGACAAAAGTAGAAGTTAGCCAAAGGGAGAAATGAGTGATGAAAGTAAGGCCTGTGTTATTTGGCACAAACTTTCTTATAGGTGAAACACTTGCCATATTTTGCAGTTTTGCATACTAAACATATTCCTCTGAAGTTAGACTACACATTTCTGCTTGTATTTCTGTGTCGAAGGCAGGAGAGTGGGAAAAGTTATCTGTTTTCTCACTATTGGTCCCTTTTGATAGTACTAATGACCAAGAGGATACTACAAAATACAGTGCCTTGGTCCAATGCTGTGGACTCAATGACAGCTCAGCTTATGTACTCATACCTGAAATGTTAAATGAATTCTTGAATGTATAGAAATTAAAAGATGCACTTTTTTCCTACATTGTTGGAGAACAACAATCTGACTTTTCAAGTTTTGACAAGAATGACAACAGAGGCCAAGAAGCCATCTCCAAACGTCTGTCAGTTGTATCAAGAGTTCCTTTCACTGAAGAGCagcttttcagtatttttgaTATAGTACCAGGATTGGAATACTGTGAAGTTCAACGAGATCCTTATTCTAATTATGGTACAGTAatgtctattattttttaatatactgtgtttgattaaaatgtcttttctccaGTGGCACTTTTTATGTCAGATACTATTTCTTTgacaattttatgttttcttttctcccacttAAACTTTCAAATTACAGTGATACCTTAAGAAATAAACCCTTGAGGATACATCTCCTTTTCacaaagtcatttattttttaaaaatgtattaactcCCATAGAATAGAGCATTTTCTGTTTCTAGTTCTACAACCAAAATACCCTAGGTTGGAGGTCTCAGTACTCATGATTAATACTAGGCAAAGTTCTAAAACCCATAAAGTTTCCTCCTCATCCTAAAgtctgtctctttattttttatttatttttatttttttaaagattttgtttatttattcatagagaaacacacagagagagggagaggcagagacacaggcagagggagaagcaggcttccatgcagggagcccgatgtgggactcgatcccaggtctccaggatcacaccccgggctgcaggtggcgctaaaccgctgcgccactggggctgccctcttttttttttttttttttttaaacgttatgcctcaaaattaaatttcttccctttatttcAAGCATTTGATtgttcttcccctctctctgcttctttccagtCTTAATTGATGCTAAGCTGGGGTAGCTgtgtggctcaggtgattaagtgtctatctttggctcaggtcatgatctcagggtcctgggatcaagccctccctCTGCAAAccccccctccacttgtgctctctctcaaacaaataaaaatcttaaaacattgaAGCAATGCTCTAATATCAGCTATTTGAACTTATTAACTGGTTAATTGGTTAAACCTAGTATCTAGTGTTGGCTTAAccatctttgtaattttttaaggttttttttttttaaggctttttacaAATGGAGTTATTGTGGCATAATGGAAAATGGTTGGCATTCCATTTTGCAATAGTCTCAGGTACAAATCCCAGCACTGGTACGTAGCTCTGAGATCTTGCTTATCCTGAGtctctctgcatctgtaaaaGGGCATTATTAATACCTTCTATGCCAGGGTTAGATAAGAACTAGAAATACTGTATGTGGAATACCTACTGCAAgtcctggcacataataggcactcagtaaatcTTGGGAGcttattggtttgttttaaagaattggAGGTGAGGAGTGTTCTAGAAGAGTCATACTTGGCATCTGTTCTAGTACTATTGATACACTTGATTTAGTCCTTTTAGGGTGTCATGGCTATAAGGAGAAGTAGGAAAGTGAGTCAGGTCATATGGGCTGATAGGCCTAGAGGGGTGCCACTCTTCCCACAGACACAAACACTCACCTACTATTATTCTACCCAGCACTGGTCTTTTAGCAAGGTTGCCCATCTGAGCCTACTTTGGACCATCTCCAACCCCAATCCAACCTTAGACTATCATTCTTTATGCTGGCTTTAAGGCacacattttgtattttggggtggATTCATTGTTATGTttaattctatttgttttgtatttctttccctttttaccTGGTATGTTGAAATGTATTTGTTCCTTTATCTTCTATATTGTTTCTCTGTTTGTTgcatctaataaataaatatatgtgttattGGGACACCTTTTATTAGTAGAGTTATCATCATAGAGTTCTATCTGAATTAGTTTTATATGTTCATTTGCTTTCagagttttaatttcattaagaTGTTGGAGTGCTTGGGTTTGGCGAATAACATGAAATTTTAGTGTTTTTCCCCTAGtgggatatattatatatatgggttatatattttatatagtattatattgtgtgtatatgtatatgtatataaatacatgtaaaaccCCAAATTGGTTACATATTATgaactttttagttttttagctCATGGGCTATCCATATATGGACTCTAGTGTAAAATTACCCCCCTGCTTCAGCATCACCCTCCTAAATTGAAATCTGTTTCCTTAACTGAAAGCTCTCCAAAGGAATGTGAAATTCATGATTTCCTATCTGAGAGCCTCTGTTCCctaccttttgtttttaatatgtgcCACTTTTCCTTTATCTTGCACCGCAACAAACCAGATGACTCTGTTCTTATTAGACTATATATTCTCATATCATTTCCTGCTCTGTATGATAGGGAAAATTTTAGCACTTCAAAGCAGATTcgaaagaacaaaaatttaagtAACACTGGTTTTAGGTATATCTATCATATAAGAAATACCAATAtcctaaaattaaatacattagaCCTtactttaataattatattttccttaaaatatgttctcttttaGACTCTGTAGGAACATAGCTGTTGCACATATGTAtagaaaactttgttttctgaCCCATTTGACTGTATTTACTAATTAATTGTGTGATACCAGgctatttttatgttgtttcacTTTCTAGGCTTTAGGtatcctctctgttttctttttaattcctgaTATTCTTTACTTTGTTTTAGGTCATGGAGTGGTTCAGTATTTTAATGTAGCATCAGCTATTTATGCAAAATACAAGTTACATGGGTTTCAGTACCCTCCTGGGAATCGGATAGGTGTTTCCTTCATTGATGATGGAAATAACGCAACAGAGTAAGTACCATCTCCAGAGGGTGTAAAGCAGGGCTTTGGGTGTATGTGATATAACTTGAAGAATAAGAATAGAAACCAGTCGACCTCTTAGGTGAGGAAGTCACATAAAACAAGTTGTGGGTAAGAGACTGAACATTTCAAGTTTTCTGTAAATTACCAGTTTTTATCTTTAGTCTCCTTAGAAAAATGGCAACGCAGATGGTAGCGGCACAGCTTGCATCAATGGTGTGGAATAACCCAAGTCAGCAGCAATTTCTGGTAAGTAGGCAAAAATTTAACCTCTGTAAGACATCAGTAGGATAATATAAATGTGGCCTTTGTTTATTAGCCTATAAGAAAATTTTCAGAGCTACAGTACAAGATCACATAGAAGCCATGATATAGATCTCTTTACCTCTTGGCTTAAAATCCTTAagtgcagtttttctttttcttattttgtaccTAACT
Proteins encoded:
- the RBM45 gene encoding RNA-binding protein 45 → MDEAGSCASGGGFRPGVDSLDEPPNSRIFLVISKYTPESVLRERFSPFGEIQDIWVVRDKHTKESKGIAFVKFARSSQACRAMEEMHGQCLSPNDTKPIKVFIAQSRSSGSHRDVEDEELTRIFVMIPKSYTEEDLREKFKVYGDIEYCSIIKNKVTGESKGLGYVRYLKPSQAAQAIENCDRSFRAILAEPKNKASESSEQDYYSNMRQETLGHEPRVNMFPFEQQSDFSSFDKNDNRGQEAISKRLSVVSRVPFTEEQLFSIFDIVPGLEYCEVQRDPYSNYGHGVVQYFNVASAIYAKYKLHGFQYPPGNRIGVSFIDDGNNATDLLRKMATQMVAAQLASMVWNNPSQQQFLQFGGNSGSQLPQIQTDVVLPSCKKKAPPETPVKERLFIVFNPHPLPLDVLEDIFCRFGNLIEVYLVSGKNVGYAKYADRISANDAITTLHGKILNGVRLKVMLADSPREESNKRQRTY